Proteins encoded in a region of the Mixophyes fleayi isolate aMixFle1 chromosome 5, aMixFle1.hap1, whole genome shotgun sequence genome:
- the MAF1 gene encoding repressor of RNA polymerase III transcription MAF1 homolog isoform X2, with amino-acid sequence MKLLENSLFEAVNSQLCVETGDSHIIGRIESYSCKMAGDDKHMFKQFCQEGQPHVLEALSPPQTGGVSPSRLGKSLGADEEGPLSDKCSRKTLFYLIATLNESFRPDYDFSAARSHEFSREPSLNWVVNAVNSSLVSALGEDFTSLKPNLWDAVDEEISLSECDIYSYNPDLDSDPFGEDGNLWSFNYFFYNKKLKRIVFFTCRSIRLSMMCT; translated from the exons ATGAAACTGCTGGAAAATTCTCTCTTTGAGGCTGTGAACTCCCAACTGTGTGTAGAAACTGGGGATTCTCACATCATAGGCAG GATAGAGAGCTACTCCTGTAAAATGGCTGGCGATGACAAACACATGTTTAAGCAGTTCTGCCAGGAGGGGCAACCGCATGTCCTGGAAGCGCTGTCTCCTCCCCAAACTGGTGGGGTCAGTCCCAGCAG GCTGGGAAAGAGCCTTGGAGCAGATGAAGAAGGACCGCTGAGTGATAAATGCAGCCGGAAAACTCTCTTTTATCTGATTGCAACTCTGAACGAATCTTTCAGGCCAGACTATGATTTCAGCGCAGCACGAAGTCACGAGTTTAGTCGGGAGCCCAGTCTCAATTGG GTGGTGAATGCTGTGAACAGCAGCCTGGTGTCAGCCCTGGGTGAAGACTTCACCTCTCTGAAGCCTAATTTGTGGGATGCTGTGGATGAAGAGATCAGCCTGTCGGAGTGTGATATCTACAG CTACAACCCAGACCTAGATTCTGATCCCTTCGGAGAGGATGGAAACTTGTGGTCCTTCAATTATTTCTTCTACAATAAGAAGCTGAAGAGAATTGTATTTTTTACTTGTCGGTCTATCAG ACTTTCAATGATGTGTACCTAA
- the MAF1 gene encoding repressor of RNA polymerase III transcription MAF1 homolog isoform X3 — protein MAGDDKHMFKQFCQEGQPHVLEALSPPQTGGVSPSRLGKSLGADEEGPLSDKCSRKTLFYLIATLNESFRPDYDFSAARSHEFSREPSLNWVVNAVNSSLVSALGEDFTSLKPNLWDAVDEEISLSECDIYSYNPDLDSDPFGEDGNLWSFNYFFYNKKLKRIVFFTCRSISGYTYKRADIGSELDMYLEEEMEDEPSNIGGDRLSMMCT, from the exons ATGGCTGGCGATGACAAACACATGTTTAAGCAGTTCTGCCAGGAGGGGCAACCGCATGTCCTGGAAGCGCTGTCTCCTCCCCAAACTGGTGGGGTCAGTCCCAGCAG GCTGGGAAAGAGCCTTGGAGCAGATGAAGAAGGACCGCTGAGTGATAAATGCAGCCGGAAAACTCTCTTTTATCTGATTGCAACTCTGAACGAATCTTTCAGGCCAGACTATGATTTCAGCGCAGCACGAAGTCACGAGTTTAGTCGGGAGCCCAGTCTCAATTGG GTGGTGAATGCTGTGAACAGCAGCCTGGTGTCAGCCCTGGGTGAAGACTTCACCTCTCTGAAGCCTAATTTGTGGGATGCTGTGGATGAAGAGATCAGCCTGTCGGAGTGTGATATCTACAG CTACAACCCAGACCTAGATTCTGATCCCTTCGGAGAGGATGGAAACTTGTGGTCCTTCAATTATTTCTTCTACAATAAGAAGCTGAAGAGAATTGTATTTTTTACTTGTCGGTCTATCAG TGGATATACCTATAAACGTGCGGACATAGGTTCTGAACTGGATATGTATCTTGAGGAGGAAATGGAAGATGAACCCAGCAACATTGGAGGAGACAG ACTTTCAATGATGTGTACCTAA
- the MAF1 gene encoding repressor of RNA polymerase III transcription MAF1 homolog isoform X1, giving the protein MKLLENSLFEAVNSQLCVETGDSHIIGRIESYSCKMAGDDKHMFKQFCQEGQPHVLEALSPPQTGGVSPSRLGKSLGADEEGPLSDKCSRKTLFYLIATLNESFRPDYDFSAARSHEFSREPSLNWVVNAVNSSLVSALGEDFTSLKPNLWDAVDEEISLSECDIYSYNPDLDSDPFGEDGNLWSFNYFFYNKKLKRIVFFTCRSISGYTYKRADIGSELDMYLEEEMEDEPSNIGGDRLSMMCT; this is encoded by the exons ATGAAACTGCTGGAAAATTCTCTCTTTGAGGCTGTGAACTCCCAACTGTGTGTAGAAACTGGGGATTCTCACATCATAGGCAG GATAGAGAGCTACTCCTGTAAAATGGCTGGCGATGACAAACACATGTTTAAGCAGTTCTGCCAGGAGGGGCAACCGCATGTCCTGGAAGCGCTGTCTCCTCCCCAAACTGGTGGGGTCAGTCCCAGCAG GCTGGGAAAGAGCCTTGGAGCAGATGAAGAAGGACCGCTGAGTGATAAATGCAGCCGGAAAACTCTCTTTTATCTGATTGCAACTCTGAACGAATCTTTCAGGCCAGACTATGATTTCAGCGCAGCACGAAGTCACGAGTTTAGTCGGGAGCCCAGTCTCAATTGG GTGGTGAATGCTGTGAACAGCAGCCTGGTGTCAGCCCTGGGTGAAGACTTCACCTCTCTGAAGCCTAATTTGTGGGATGCTGTGGATGAAGAGATCAGCCTGTCGGAGTGTGATATCTACAG CTACAACCCAGACCTAGATTCTGATCCCTTCGGAGAGGATGGAAACTTGTGGTCCTTCAATTATTTCTTCTACAATAAGAAGCTGAAGAGAATTGTATTTTTTACTTGTCGGTCTATCAG TGGATATACCTATAAACGTGCGGACATAGGTTCTGAACTGGATATGTATCTTGAGGAGGAAATGGAAGATGAACCCAGCAACATTGGAGGAGACAG ACTTTCAATGATGTGTACCTAA